The Lactuca sativa cultivar Salinas chromosome 2, Lsat_Salinas_v11, whole genome shotgun sequence genome includes a window with the following:
- the LOC111888195 gene encoding IN2-2 protein: MGMSYLYGKPKPEPNMTEIIQHAISTDITFLDTSDIYGPQTNEVLISKALTGLGREKVQLGTKFRFKYESSNHMDVSGNPTYVKYACEASLKRLGVDCIDVYY; this comes from the exons atgGGAATGTCTTATTTATATGGAAAACCGAAACCTGAACCTAACATGACCGAGATCATCCAGCACGCCATTAGCACCGACATTACCTTTCTAGACACCTCTGACATCTATGGTCCTCAAACCAACGAAGTTCTTATCAGCAAG GCTTTGACTGGACTGGGGAGGGAAAAAGTGCAGCTAGGTACCAAATTCAGGTTCAAATACGAGAGCAGTAATCACATGGATGTCTCCGGAAACCCGACCTATGTAAAGTATGCTTGTGAAGCTAGCTTGAAGAGATTAGGCGTCGATTGTATTGACGTTTATTATTAG